In the Phaeobacter piscinae genome, CACTTCTCCGCCCCCAAACGAGCGCCCCCTCAGTGCCCTCAGGGCGGATTTCGCCGAGAGGGACACCCTCTCGGCGCTCTCCCGTTTTTCGGCTTCGGCTCAGCCGCGCGTTCGATGTGACGCGCAGCTGAGCTGAAGCCTTTTGCTTTGGCTTTTCCCGCTGGCGTCGTTGTCCCACGCCACAGGAGGCCACTTTGTATCACCATCCCCACCCTTTTTCCGCAGCGGGAGATCAGTCATCGCTTCAACGCGGCGATGTCGTGCTGTTCCGCTTTCCTCTCAACGAGGAGAACACCGAACCCGGTATCCCCAAGCGGCGGCCGTGCCTGGTGCTCAATACCCTGAGCAGCGGCGACGATCGCTTTGTCGAGATCGCCTATGGCACCTCGGCAGACACCCGCGCCAACCGCGGCTACGAGGTCATCGTCAATCACCCCGCCTCGCGCGATACGGCCGGATTGTCGAAGCCCACGCGGTTTGTCGGCGCACGGCGCATCATCGTGCACGTCGATCACAGCGGCTTTGATGGCCAGACCGATGGCCCGGAGATCATCGGGAAGCTGGACGCGCCTCTTTTGGAGCGACTGAACGCTGTCCGGGCCCGGA is a window encoding:
- a CDS encoding type II toxin-antitoxin system PemK/MazF family toxin → MYHHPHPFSAAGDQSSLQRGDVVLFRFPLNEENTEPGIPKRRPCLVLNTLSSGDDRFVEIAYGTSADTRANRGYEVIVNHPASRDTAGLSKPTRFVGARRIIVHVDHSGFDGQTDGPEIIGKLDAPLLERLNAVRARIQAEADTAAHHREEQRAEQVGWEHEARGFR